Genomic segment of Perca flavescens isolate YP-PL-M2 chromosome 7, PFLA_1.0, whole genome shotgun sequence:
TTAAACTACTAGTATACCTCAAATGTTATTATGCTGATGTGGATTAGGTTTCCAAATGCCTTACTGTGAAACCAGTTAGGGGTGTCTTTTGCCTGCTGAACATCAAATATCGTGCACAGAATATTGACACCCTACAGACAGACTTGCAGAGAGGAAATATGTCCATTTCCTACATTGGCTTTGGAAGACCTACTCCAGCTGTATTTATTCACGCATTGCTGTTACACTTTGGTCATCAAACATGTGGCCTCTCAAGTTTCCCATAACCTGACACAAACATTTTTCTTGTTTCTACAACATTACTTCCACTCAAAAGTGGCTCACAAAGCTTAATGCACAAATCCTCTATAACAAGTTCCAgcaattttaaatatatatcaagTCCTATCAATCAATTCATGCCTCTGCCACGAGAGGAGAAATAAAAACGCCATTTGTGGCCCAGATCTTTGATGGTTTCAGTTACTCAgcagctttttaaaaagtcatttgGATGCACTGCTGCCACTCCAGGtcttaatgtactgtatgtgagaaTATCGGGCAGCATTATGCTTCCAGGGGTGGCCGCAGAGGAATACAGCCATCCATCTCCAGAGACTCGGGCCAACCTTCATACTTGTTGCTGCTCTTACTGTTCTTCATACGCTGATGGGAACAACCATAACCAAACAGAACTAATGTCATGAAAACAGACTGGGATCAGAGGGGTATTTCAGAAAACAGgtttaacaacaacaaactgaGTTCAAACCTGAACTCAGGGTTGAATAACTGAACTgtcaaactcagagtttccggTTTCAGAACAGGGGATAAGAATTAGGTCAATCAACTCTGAGTTAAGTTAACTCTGGGTAAAGTGTGTGCACAAGCATATCAAAAGCCCTAATAATGGAATGCAGATGACATGATTCATCATGGCATCAGGACATAAATAAAAGTTCGAACTCAAGTGTTCTTCTTATTCAACATTTGTGTGTATGCGCATGTCTTTATATTTATTCAGGTCAACCCAACAGGCACAAAATGCAATTGGCAGCAACTGAagatgaaatataaaaatatacatcaaaaaatattttatttcaagcAATTGTGATGTTTAGCCTACCCTATAGTAGTGGAATTTTCTAAGCAAACTAACTTTTTTTAGCCATCTCAAAACTGCCCGTATTTAACATAATCTTTGAAAAGTATCATTAAATGCCCAAATGGACAAATTCGACCTCCATTATAGCCAATAGAGAAAAAGGGggtccaccaccaccaccactcaaACAGGCTGAAGAGATGGTCCTCAGTCTAAACAGTGGGCGACCTATTGCTGAAAACATCTCTGGTGGAAGATCATCTGCTGACCCAACCACCCCCCCAGGACACACAGGCCTATGTAAGAGGTTAGCTAGTTATTCAAATTAATAAGTACATTCATCCTTTTGTTACTGCTAGCTCACTATCCCACCTATCATCATAGACACAGCTTGGCACACTGGTTTTCTATAGCGGAACAAATCTTTGTAATTGATTGCAGTTACTTTTTTCAAATTCTTAGTTGTCCTATAGACATTGCAATCTATTTTAAGGTGACTCAAtttggaatatatatatatatatatatatatatatatatatatatatatatatatatatatatatatatatatatatatatatatatatatatatatatatatatatatatatatatatatatatatatatggaaaatTGTGATGTGGCCTGCATTGTAAAACCTTAATTTAAATGATGACGGGCACTTATCTTTATCTTCAAACGGTTACAGATGGTGTAATCTGTCTGGTGGAGCCTGCTAAATCGGACCATGCAGCTGTAAGTAATACTCCACAGACAGTTCATATGGAAGTCCTGGATCTTAGCAaacctacctacagcacctttaacaataaccagacatgttccagcaggaatgtgatccGAGATTAGGGAGTAATTAACAACATCTACAACCATGATTACACGTTTTAGCTAcatgtagcagtgtatgtgatgtaaacactgcagtaaacgtgcctggagcagatgaccatataaagaaatctgacagtaaaaaaaaaaaaaaaaaaaaaaaaaaaaaaaaaaaactgttgcaaGCAGTGTTCAAAACGGTCTAAAATCTAAGGTTTTTGCTCACAGGAATTACTTTTACctcatatatacatgtatgtatgtatgtatgtatgtatgtatgtatgtatgtatgtatgtatgtggtAAAAGTAATTCCTGTGAGcaaatatctatctatataaaatgtattgtaaAAAATAAGGAAAAGCATCCCTTTAATATTGCTATATGTTGAAATTGCAATAAATTATCTACAGTATAAAGGCCCACCCATATTTTGTATTGGTACATGGTTGTATCCTCTCCGTATTCTATTGCATATCATTGAATCCCCTGCATCATAATTGTAACTGTAAGCTACAAATCTTGATAATATTGTCTGGTGAGTCATTTTGGATTGTATTTTCTATGACGACCAAggcatgatttattttttaactacaactgttagaagttaactGCAGGTAAATCAGCGTCAAATCAAAAGAGCTGAACATCTCGAACgatagcttagctctgttcagCATTGATGGCAACATACCTGCTCAAAGGGACTCTTATTCTCAATGCCCTTGGCTCCAACAAACACCCAGCTGTCTCGAAAGGCCAGCTCCTTCACTGCCGTGCTCCCAAGCTCCTCAAACAGTCGGCGAGACTCGTCGTTCAGCCTGGAAATGAAGATAAAGTAACAGGGTAATGTTTATTAAGTGGATTTGCTGTTCTTCCTCAACAAGAGGCTTATGGGTTAAATGAAGTGCTTAACCTCGGTTACATTTGATTGCGATTAAATGCAGGCCATTACCATTTCTCAGTAGGCTCCTTTTCAGCTTTAACACAATCTAAAGGTTGCTTAACCACTTACAACCAGGATGATATGTTTTTAAGCCATAAGGCCTTTGAGGCTAACAGCGAGATTTATGATCATGCTGATTTTGATACACCGAAAGGCATCAAGTGTTCACAAACAAATGTATCATCCACCAGATTtaaaagcaatattaaaaagtAAGTCTTGATTTCTGACAACTCACACTTCATTACCAACAGAGCTTTTGGGcctaaaattaaaatttgtcACTGCTCTGTTCACCTCCTTCGGTGAAAATTGGAGCTTTTGCTCTTTCACCGTGTTTAACATAAAAGACATCTGTACCAAATGCAAAGTTGTTCATACACAAGTGGAGTGTACAATGTTGCATTTGGCTGCAAATATGGACTTACAGGTTTCAGCTGCATTGGCCATATCACTGCCACATCGTTATTTTACTCTACAAAATATTTTCCAAGTTATAACATTAAATATCATTTAGCTTCAGCTGACAATTTGATCTGAAAAATTGCTTTACTGTGAGTctaaaggggaaagagaggggtgTTGGACTGGAACTGATAGCACATCATGGATTCTTACTTTGTAGCTGCATCATCAAAGGAAGCCACAAACACGAGTGTTCCTTCATGGAGCGGCCGGAGAAACTTCAACAGCTCAGAAATATCTGACAACAAACATCACATGAGCCATGAACTGTGGTTTATAACTTGTTCTTGCCAAGCCATATATACCAGATGTGAAATATGTACTATACATTAGTGTCTGGTTTTATTACCTCCCGCCCACGTATCAAAAGTCTTTGTGTCCAAGAGCTCTCCTGTCACACCTGAAGCAAAGGAACATCAGTCAGATAATCATAATAGACCCACAGGAGCTTAATACAACACAGTCGGTTAATAGGTGGAGGAGGACACTCTTACCATTCACTAAAGCTATGTTTAGTCCTCTTCCAACGTTGTTCTTCACACTGCTCACTAACCTgtgagacaaaaacacaaaaaggttAAGCTTAGAACACTTCCTTGCCTTGCACCTACACATTAATCTACACACGTCAACACGCTGCCTGACACttgagaaacaacaacaaatataacaaCCAAGactacagacaaaaacaaagaaatggggGACAGACAGACTGGAAGAATACTTGCATTCAGCTCCCCAGACAGGCTTGGAGGCCTGGTTATGAAAgcacagagggaaaaaaagaacacagcgtgaaaccaaaaaaagaaaaagtgacagacagacaacagggGAGACAAAGACAAAGCTGAACAGAAAGAAACTGGTAAGCACTGAATCTCACATCTTGTCCTCCAGGCAGATTTTGGGCCCGATGACGTTGGCAGCACCAGACACCAGGCGGAAAGCCAAATGTTTTGGGGGACAGGGAGCTGAAAGTCCACATTTATACCGTCGGGGGCGGGGTTCAGCTaagatatataaatacataaagacACAACATTATCATGATCATACTTGACAGGAAAAGTAGTCTTAAAACTGTCATATCATACGGTTTCTTTTACTCACCAGGTGTTGGTTCCTTGCTTGCacctgaaaaaaatacaaactttttaCACTCAAATGAACTAATCTCATATTAAGGCTTTGTTTGATCATATTACACACATACCCTTTATCACACATGCATTAAACATTAGCCTATAACTTGTCTTTAAGGCTGctactaacaattattttaaattttagtctctaaaatgtcagaaaatagtgaaaaacgCTCATCATGTTTCCCACAGCCCATGGTGATGTCAACAGTACATAagccaaagatattcaattttctaattatataaaacagagcAAATCACATTAAGCAGCTAGAACCACTGAATGcaagtatttttttgtttgataaattgttctcaactaatttttttttttgtctatcaACTAAGCCTTTCAGAACTACTTCTCTTACTGCTGAAGAAATGCCGCACAGATGAACCACTCTCCCCTCCAAAGAAGGTGTTTGCCAGCAGCCAGGTGAGCCCCACCAACAGCAACACAGCCACAGCTCTGAGGGGGCCTGTCAATACAAACAGGACACACCAATTCAGGCAACACACATGGGATTACCTCCAGATCAATAACTTCCCACTGGAGTGTACTAAAACGTAATAAAACTTTGAACCAACCTGTTAATCTCATGATTCACGGTCTCATAGACCTAGACAAAGAAAGTAGCGTCATCATGGTAGTTTGAATTTCTGACTTATACAGTTTGCGAAGTGTAGTTACAGTTTTACAGTGgcttttttgtcaaaaacttTCATAATCAAAATTTTTCAATTTCCATTTATCATGGCAGAAGTTATAAAACAGTGCAAATAAAAGGTCGTTCTAAGAGTTTTCACAAAAGGCAATTATACCATTTAATTGTGTATAATTTATAAGTTATGTTTTTTATGTAACTGTAAGCAGTTTATGTATGTAAGTCTTGAAGGAAAATACTTGGTATTCTTTTATTAAATTTCTACTTAATGTAACActtaaaatcataaaaattgcaataaaactctggggtcattttatttaaagctgtCAAAGACATCTTTAACAGAAAGCGTTACATGTTTACAGTGGCAATGCAAGATGGCTCTGCAGAGATGACGTTTGAAGGGGGTGAAATGAACCCAAACCAAAGACAAGGCAACACATGGTCATTCCGTAGACAACTTAATTAATCACTTCTATGAACTTGCAAATAAGAAACGACATTTTACCTACTGTGTCCACTGTCCACGCTTCTGGCGAGTGTTGCCTTTTCTTTGCACCTTTGCTCGTAGGCTATGTAACGAACGGTAAAGAGAAGCTGTTGCTCTTGCCACTCGGGACTTCTAGCTACTATTTCTTGCGCTGTTTCCTCATTGAGGCTCCTCTGGTATGAATCAGCTTTCAGTGAGAACACAAACTGAAGTCAATAAGCTCAGCCgacaattaaatattaaaatgacataaaacaaGCCGTATCACTCCGCGTTTAACaagcatgaaaaaaaatgatgattGTAAATCCCATCTGTCTTCCGGATATAAAGCTAGCCAACCCCCAGTCCGTGACCACGGAGTCTGCGCAAAGTTGTTCACGTGACCAAAATCATGccgtaaacatttttttattttttttattgtagaaCAGATATGTAATAAATCACGACTTTCACTCTCTTTCCCTTTACATTGTCACGAAAGCTACCActctatatttaaataaattaataaatatttgcattGACAAACCCATTATAACTATCGCGTGAGCACAACGCCTCATCTTCGTTCATCACGCGACCAGCGCTTTAAGAATCAAGATGGTTGCCCACAGTGCTGTGCTCTCGATGTCCAAAATCATTAATCCTTTCTGGGGTGGACGCCTTGGCAATACGGTTAAAGTAAGATAAGACACGTCGCTGTGGTCACATTGGTTGTAAACGTGGTTGTTGTGTGGCTCCAAACTAATGTCGATTATTTTTATCTAAACACAAGGTCATACTAGCATACAGTTGAATAAGCATGCTAGCAATCTTATTGCACATCTCTCACATATCTCTTTTTTGTATTTCAGGTATTTGGGACAACTCTGACAAGTCACAGGAATAAGACCTTACGTAGTGTGAGTGAATCAGATTGTCTCTGTGGGTTTCAATCTTCCAATGAGGAGATGTGATTTTGTCCATTTGTATAtaatgttaacgttactagCAATGCCCTAGAATCACTGCTGAGTTACTCATTAAAGCATTTATTTCCAAGCTGTATGGCTTTGGGATAAACTTTGGGAGTGGTATATAACAGTTTTTCCACCTTCTTGGGGGAGGAGTACTCACTACTACCTGGATTCTTATGTGGCTATCGAAATAACTCTTGTCCTTCTGCTTTCCTTGCTGTCCGTCTTCAACAACA
This window contains:
- the fam3a gene encoding protein FAM3A, which gives rise to MRLTGPLRAVAVLLLVGLTWLLANTFFGGESGSSVRHFFSSASKEPTPAEPRPRRYKCGLSAPCPPKHLAFRLVSGAANVIGPKICLEDKMLVSSVKNNVGRGLNIALVNGVTGELLDTKTFDTWAGDISELLKFLRPLHEGTLVFVASFDDAATKLNDESRRLFEELGSTAVKELAFRDSWVFVGAKGIENKSPFEQRMKNSKSSNKYEGWPESLEMDGCIPLRPPLEA